The nucleotide sequence GAACATTGGGAACATTGAATATGATAACAGAGCTGTTCTATGTTCGCCTCAAATACTGTATACTTTTGTTCCTCTACTGCCTTTGTTGCAAAGGAGTCAGTGATTGAAAAGATGGGTAGGTCTGCGTCCGGTTCATAGTGTGGATCTCGCTTTTCATCATCCTGGCATCCTTTATCGCTGCCATCACTGTTGTCCTCAGCTTTTTCAATTTAAGGGGGGACTTGTGTTTCAAGGACCTCTGTGGTGGCAATGTCTCTTGCTGCGGTGGGGTCTCCTGGGGTGGAGCCATTCCCTCAGAGGACACATCTGCTGATAAGAAGCTGTATGGGTGGTCCAATTCCACTGTACAAGCATGGTGTGTTTTGACTTGTGGTACACCAGCTTGGCATCCCATCTCTGTAACGTCAGTATATGTCTGAGTTGATGCGCAAACACTGGACAAGGCATCCTGTACAAGAATAAATAAAAGAGCATAAACACTCGAGTTAGACTAACATAAGAGAAACATCGATTTAAATctgccaaaaagaaaaaaaagaaattttcatACATTATAAATGATAAAGGTAGGCATTAGAATAAACcttgaaaaaaatgacaaaagagTAAAAGGGTTTGAAAAATTCTCATGCATGTTTTCCAAAACCTGCTTGTAAAGAACAAATTCTCTGGTCCATAACTGGCTGATATCTAATTTCAAGGATTGAACTGTACCAAAAATATTGGTACAACATTTAAGGCAGTGACATATCTACTAATTTATTTTGACACCCAGTTTTACTATGTGAGTGCAAAACTGTATTGCGACTTAATGTAATGTAAAAACATAGgaaagaaatgagaaaatttTAATATGCCTTTTCAACCAATTTGCTTTTTGAAATGTGCAGTGCTCTACCTTTACAGTACTTGTTTATAGGGGCAACCTGCCTGCCCCCATTTGTTTTCCCCCATCcctcagaattttttttatgtatatacttaaaaaaaactacCTTGCAACAACcttaacaaaaaaaaggaaaaaaagaagttttcCTGTTTGGTACATGAATGGCCCTTAGGCTATCATAATAAAAGTGTACGTTTGGAGTAACTCTACCCTTCTCAAAAAATTCCTAACTtctcaaaaacattttcttgaaaaaaattaaattaaatttcacagTGTGCAAAAAAGCATACTAAATTTTGAagttggttaaaaaaaaaattgcctacATACCCAAATTTTTCAACCGACTGGGCTACTCCAAGCTAACAATATTTTAAGGATGACCTTATTATTTATGGTTTCTTTCTGAAATTTAAAACGAGCCCAGAGATTAACTAGCGAGCCTAATGGGTAGATCCACGGGAGACTTTCCCACTTACAGCCCATAAAAAAATAATCTTAAATTGTGAATTCATAACCGCTATTAAATGcggtgacatttttttttagctctTTAGAAAATTCTGGAAATTATCACCCTTAGATGATTTTCTGGATCCACTATTGGAGGGCCCCTTTTTGAAATCGAGTTGAGGGCTGTtgtgtatattttaatttttcagtgACATTCCCTACTTTATTTCAAACTTCAGAATCTTATTAGGGATGCAAACAATAAACCCATAGTGTAAATCTGAGAACAAGTAAAAGCCAAACTTACAGGTATGAATTGCTGAGTGATCCGTGTTACAGCAGTTGTGTGTGTGACAGCAGGGGAAAGAACCTCAGCAGGTGGATCCAATAGACTGGAAACTCCCTGTTGATAAGAGAATTAAAACAACATTTAGTTTCAATACAAAATCACTACTTAATGAAACCTCAATTCCAGGAACAAGTATGAAATTTACATTAACTGCAGTCAAAGTaataaatttttaatatatacagCTCTTGAATTTTCATGTGTGTCAGCTTGAAGTGCTATGTAGAAATGTTTCAAGAGGGTAATAAAATCTGAGAagtttttgaattttgaaatatgataacaatatttttgtttgaattgAAGCACTTTTAAACATCGAATGATTACAGCATAATcaatttttatatttgattAATCAGCTAATACTTAGTTTTTTGGAAGAATTAGCTCTGGTGAccatttgttttcaattttgcatacatgtgccccccccccccccaaaaaaaaatcaaagtctGATTATGGTACTGCAGTAACtttgacataaaacaataaaagaaattataaacagaaaaaattaaaaattttaatACCTTAGGTGAACAGTGTAATGGCTGACACAGTTTCTTTGAAGGTGGCTGATCCTTTGCTGTCAAAAGTTGATTGATTTCCTACAAAAAAAAGTATGAAACATAAACATTAGAAAAATTTCctggaaaaaaaacatgaaacatatGGTAAAGTAGGAGCAGTTTATGGGTTAAAAATTCCCATCAAGCCATACTAGGATCTCCAACTGAGATCGTCATGAATGAGGGGAGGGGAATAAACAGTAACAATTTTCCAGTATTTCTAAAAGAAGTGGTTAATGTGGTCTAAAAAGGGCTATTAATTTTGTTctattatcttttttttctagGGGGGAGTGGGAGAAGTATGAGGAGGAGGAAGACGACATAAAAAATGGTCCACAAACTTCTATAAGAGAAAAAATTTCAATACTTGGCTTGAAGGCAGTTAATCGAGGAGCGACTGAGGGAACGCAA is from Apostichopus japonicus isolate 1M-3 chromosome 16, ASM3797524v1, whole genome shotgun sequence and encodes:
- the LOC139983501 gene encoding uncharacterized protein; translation: MPECQAYGCTNRHGAGKSKGKRFFVIPDGKTDPEKRELSQKWLHQIGTGHTVDNFTFHKYKVVCEDHFEEKCFEEDVKARLMGTKPRKNLKPGSFPTIFVHRRPKEDHCRALRLLKRSAKQEINQLLTAKDQPPSKKLCQPLHCSPKGVSSLLDPPAEVLSPAVTHTTAVTRITQQFIPDALSSVCASTQTYTDVTEMGCQAGVPQVKTHHACTVELDHPYSFLSADVSSEGMAPPQETPPQQETLPPQRSLKHKSPLKLKKLRTTVMAAIKDARMMKSEIHTMNRTQTYPSFQSLTPLQQRQ